Proteins encoded within one genomic window of Fragaria vesca subsp. vesca linkage group LG1, FraVesHawaii_1.0, whole genome shotgun sequence:
- the LOC101292747 gene encoding alpha-terpineol synthase, chloroplastic-like yields MAMPAPVLEHAHHTTATKQSSFILSNSSSKVIDPPVARQRRLAQYHPTIWGPKLIDSFSTRYTHESYASKLEGLKQNVSEDLHVLSTKAKGDACLTLKLIDSIQRLGVSYHFEKEIKAAIVTLVSSSTASTTTDLQTVALQFRILRQYGISISSDLFNQFRNCEGSFKDNLSNDVEGLLSLYEASHLGMPGEDVLEEAKRFSFKNLKQSMATLKDDYLLKRVAHSLQTPLHWRMPRIEALNFITMYQREDSKNLQALLELAKLDYNLVQSVHQMEIKELSRWWRELDLKSKACFSRDRLMENYMWAMGISHDPQFSQCRIGLTKFVCILTVIDDLYDVYGFLDELECFTDAVTQWNMEAKEELPEYMKPIYIAMLEFGNDLSDNIFKNTGLNTLPYIKNEWENLCKSYMVEARWFYGGYTPTLEEYLKNAWTSVGGPGAMLHAYLLTQGSQLTEASLESFNHGSQLIYWASFITRLTDDLGTSKAERERGDVAKSIQCYMDEKGASEEEACDYIKGLICHSWKKINQESAKTTIPRSIVNLSLNMARAAHCIFEHGDGIGNSIGVTKDRLVSLIANPIPLDD; encoded by the exons ATGGCAATGCCAGCACCAGTACTGGAGCATGCACATCATACAACAGCAACAAAGCAATCCTCCTTCATTCTTTCAAACTCGTCATCCAAGGTTATTGATCCTCCGGTAGCTCGTCAACGCCGACTAGCTCAATACCATCCTACCATCTGGGGTCCCAAGCTCATCGATTCCTTCTCCACTCGCTACACT CATGAATCATATGCCTCAAAATTGGAGGGTCTGAAGCAGAATGTTTCCGAAGATTTGCATGTATTGAGTACCAAAGCTAAAGGCGATGCTTGCTTGACCTTAAAGCTCATAGACTCGATCCAGCGGTTAGGAGTATCATATCACTTCGAAAAGGAGATCAAAGCGGCTATAGTTACTCTTGTTTCTTCCAGTACTGCTAGTACCACAACAGATCTGCAAACAGTTGCTTTGCAATTTCGAATTCTAAGACAATATGGCATTTCAATTAGCTCAG ATTTGTTTAACCAGTTTAGAAATTGCGAAGGAAGCTTCAAAGATAACTTAAGCAATGACGTGGAGGGACTTTTGAGTTTGTATGAGGCCTCACACCTTGGAATGCCAGGAGAAGATGTTCTAGAGGAAGCCAAGAGATTTAGTTTTAAAAACTTGAAACAATCCATGGCAACACTGAAAGACGATTATCTACTCAAGCGAGTAGCGCACTCACTGCAGACCCCTTTACACTGGAGGATGCCGAGAATAGAAGCTCTGAACTTCATTACTATGTACCAAAGGGAAGATTCTAAGAACCTGCAGGCGCTGCTGGAGTTGGCAAAATTGGACTACAATCTTGTTCAATCAGTCCATCAGATGGAGATAAAGGAGCTTTCAAG GTGGTGGAGAGAGTTGGATTTGAAATCAAAGGCATGTTTCTCAAGGGATAGACTAATGGAGAACTACATGTGGGCAATGGGGATTAGTCATGATCCCCAATTCTCGCAATGCAGAATAGGCCTCACCAAGTTTGTGTGCATATTAACAGTTATTGATGACTTGTATGATGTATACGGATTCCTGGATGAACTCGAGTGCTTTACAGATGCAGTAACTCA ATGGAATATGGAAGCAAAGGAGGAACTTCCTGAGTACATGAAGCCAATCTATATTGCCATGCTCGAGTTTGGCAATGATTTGTCTGACAACATATTCAAAAACACTGGTTTAAACACCCTCCCTTATATTAAGAACGAG TGGGAAAATCTTTGCAAGTCTTATATGGTGGAAGCACGGTGGTTCTACGGCGGATACACGCCAACTCTGGAAGAGTATTTGAAGAATGCATGGACTTCAGTGGGTGGTCCGGGAGCAATGCTCCATGCTTATTTGTTAACGCAAGGATCCCAACTAACAGAAGCTTCACTTGAGTCCTTTAACCATGGCTCTCAACTGATATATTGGGCATCCTTCATAACACGACTCACCGACGATTTGGGCACTTCCAAG GCTGAGAGGGAGAGAGGCGATGTTGCGAAATCCATTCAGTGTTACATGGACGAGAAAGGCGCATCGGAAGAAGAAGCATGCGATTACATAAAGGGTTTGATCTGCCATTCATGGAAGAAAATAAACCAAGAGAGTGCCAAAACAACCATACCAAGGTCCATCGTAAACCTATCACTAAATATGGCTCGGGCTGCTCACTGCATCTTTGAACATGGGGATGGCATTGGGAACTCAATTGGGGTGACTAAGGATCGTTTGGTCTCTTTGATTGCAAATCCTATCCCCCTCGATGATTGA